Proteins co-encoded in one Rhodopirellula bahusiensis genomic window:
- a CDS encoding site-2 protease family protein, which produces MPNQPYLQRGFAGLAFPVQLSFTPVEFMSLPVDWSLLPSLLAATEDTGGIFAWLQSTWLWIQVALGIGLVIFVHELGHFLAAKTFGVKCEKFYVGFDVPISIGPIKFPRTLGKFTYGETEYGIGILPLGGYVKMLGQDDDPRKAEEEAQRIRQSGEASDAEEKLDPRSYPAKPVWQRMIIISAGVVMNVITGVLFAAFAFFNGVGYTPAVVGGVTPGGPAWQAGIRPGGRVVSVSSLEDDSQLPFSEMQLKIMEAGIESSETAVPVRLQYGDDTREYQLVTQASPIEPDRRMIGIQSPTGDTLFSELPAMPNSAAADVVTDADAGAKVVGFDEQTLDSSAIMPITPLLTRIHTAPSQPIEVRLTRADESEHSLTLPPQQAKDFGIQFKIGPIKALMQNGPADLAGMEVGDQIISVGDDTDVDAYQMLLADVQYDEPVKITVQRGEGDASKEVELTLTPKRVEQTMTPVSAFGEMMSVDSLGFAYEPTAVASEVLGGGEESAATSGETIQVGDELRQIRVQFAKAEDRESIEDELSETAMEALTEGWEIGPTQPLGNLMETVQILPVGTKIIVTAIRPPSGTVVEQTLTVRQSDRFWYDRGLNFAPVESIRQADSIGMALALGVSEAKRRMADVGRFLSMLVRGKVKAKFVGGPIRIAQMASHQAEKGLSAQLMFLTMLSMNLAILNFLPIPALDGGHMVFLTAELIRGKKVDEAMEMRLTFVGVLALLALMIFVFTNDILNLL; this is translated from the coding sequence TTGCCCAACCAACCATATCTTCAACGAGGATTTGCCGGGCTGGCATTCCCCGTTCAACTCTCCTTCACCCCCGTCGAATTCATGTCGTTGCCTGTTGATTGGTCCCTCTTGCCCTCCTTGTTGGCGGCCACCGAAGACACCGGCGGCATTTTCGCTTGGTTGCAATCCACATGGCTGTGGATCCAAGTCGCCCTCGGAATCGGCTTGGTGATCTTTGTTCACGAGCTCGGACACTTCCTCGCGGCAAAGACATTTGGCGTGAAGTGCGAGAAGTTCTATGTGGGCTTTGATGTCCCGATCTCGATCGGTCCGATCAAATTCCCTCGCACACTTGGCAAATTCACCTACGGCGAAACCGAATACGGAATCGGAATTTTGCCCCTCGGCGGATACGTCAAGATGCTGGGCCAAGACGACGATCCACGCAAAGCGGAAGAAGAAGCCCAACGCATTCGACAAAGTGGAGAAGCCTCCGACGCCGAAGAGAAACTCGACCCACGAAGCTACCCCGCCAAACCAGTTTGGCAGCGGATGATCATCATCAGTGCGGGCGTGGTCATGAATGTGATCACCGGCGTCCTGTTCGCAGCGTTCGCTTTCTTCAACGGTGTCGGTTACACACCCGCCGTCGTCGGTGGAGTGACTCCCGGTGGCCCCGCCTGGCAGGCCGGCATTCGGCCCGGTGGACGAGTCGTCTCAGTCAGCTCGCTCGAAGATGATTCGCAATTGCCATTCAGCGAAATGCAATTGAAGATCATGGAAGCGGGAATTGAATCTTCCGAAACGGCTGTTCCAGTTCGCCTGCAATACGGCGATGACACCCGCGAATATCAACTGGTGACTCAGGCCAGCCCGATCGAACCGGATCGCCGAATGATCGGCATCCAAAGCCCGACCGGTGACACGTTGTTCTCCGAGCTTCCTGCAATGCCAAACTCGGCTGCTGCCGATGTGGTGACCGATGCGGATGCGGGAGCCAAGGTGGTGGGCTTCGATGAACAGACGCTGGATTCATCGGCGATCATGCCGATCACCCCGTTGCTGACTCGCATCCACACCGCACCGTCCCAACCAATCGAAGTTCGGCTGACTCGCGCGGATGAATCCGAACACTCCCTGACGCTGCCGCCGCAACAAGCAAAAGACTTTGGCATCCAATTCAAAATTGGGCCAATCAAAGCGTTGATGCAAAACGGACCGGCTGACTTGGCTGGCATGGAAGTCGGCGATCAAATCATCTCCGTTGGCGACGACACCGACGTCGACGCGTATCAAATGCTGCTGGCCGACGTTCAATACGATGAACCGGTGAAAATCACCGTTCAAAGAGGTGAAGGTGACGCCAGCAAAGAAGTCGAATTGACGCTGACCCCAAAACGGGTTGAACAAACGATGACGCCCGTGTCAGCGTTTGGCGAAATGATGTCGGTGGATTCGCTCGGATTCGCTTACGAACCAACCGCTGTCGCTTCGGAAGTGCTCGGTGGTGGCGAAGAGTCCGCCGCGACCTCGGGCGAGACAATTCAAGTGGGTGACGAACTCCGCCAAATTCGCGTTCAATTCGCGAAAGCTGAGGATCGTGAATCGATCGAAGACGAGTTGTCCGAAACTGCGATGGAAGCCCTGACGGAAGGCTGGGAGATCGGCCCCACTCAGCCGCTCGGCAATCTGATGGAAACCGTTCAAATCCTTCCCGTCGGCACCAAGATCATCGTCACTGCGATCCGTCCACCCAGCGGCACCGTGGTTGAGCAGACCCTCACCGTTCGCCAGTCGGATCGATTCTGGTACGACCGCGGGTTGAACTTCGCACCGGTCGAGTCCATTCGACAAGCGGATTCGATTGGAATGGCACTCGCGCTCGGTGTGAGCGAAGCCAAACGACGCATGGCCGATGTCGGCCGCTTCTTGAGCATGTTGGTTCGCGGCAAAGTGAAAGCCAAATTTGTGGGCGGTCCGATCCGGATCGCTCAAATGGCCAGCCACCAAGCCGAGAAAGGTTTGTCCGCGCAGCTGATGTTCCTGACGATGCTGAGCATGAACTTGGCGATCCTGAACTTCCTGCCCATTCCAGCTCTCGACGGTGGCCATATGGTCTTCTTGACCGCCGAACTGATTCGGGGCAAGAAAGTCGACGAAGCCATGGAAATGCGTCTGACGTTTGTCGGCGTGTTGGCGTTGTTGGCATTGATGATCTTTGTCTTCACCAACGACATCCTGAACCTCCTGTAG
- the ftsH gene encoding ATP-dependent zinc metalloprotease FtsH has translation MSNEPKSKRGGSSENRGGGNVWLVLLAVTGAVVLSAFLFSDNRRRLAYPHLTELLTKSAERQEKIAAQMEPADSDSTDAATSGEQDDSQTTETSSSVIPTVRNDIEADFPVPKIVVPSSTKENVLHEFSRLSDIFVADDRITGKVYFKAYTPNHPSEKEAAEEVNFRTIRGYPNDVIAAELEALLQRSGVSWDNDRPSRFLENHWPELLMIGVLVALGIVMLKRMGGVGSPMSFSRSRGKLYSEDDLPTTFDDVAGIEEAVDEVREVVDFLKNSDKYQSLGGRIPKGVLLVGPPGTGKTLLAKAIAGEAGVPFFSLSGSDFVEMFVGVGAARVRDMFTQAVNRAPCIIFIDELDALGKSRSGSVVGGHDEREQTLNALLVEMDGFDSNSGVIVVAATNRPETLDPALLRPGRFDRHVLVDRPDVAGREEILAVHVKNVKLDETVELKGIASITSGFVGADLANLVNEAALLAARNGKPAVAMEEFNEAVERVTAGLEKKKRVMNEDEKIRVAYHESGHALVAAALPNTDPVHKVSIIPRGLAALGYMMQRPESERFLMTKSELESQMKVMLAGTLAEEMIFQDISTGAQNDLERCTETARSMVMDYGMSRLGRINLRRNTRSPFLAGSGGGDYQIMHSDEMAKMIDKEVSRIVDDMLAQTREILEQRRDVLEAVTQRLLEVEAIDSEELLRLIQENSRGPWLVPGTVTEKPKAKIVAREDSESAQSNRS, from the coding sequence ATGAGCAACGAACCCAAGTCGAAACGCGGTGGATCGTCCGAGAATCGAGGCGGAGGGAATGTTTGGTTGGTTTTGCTGGCTGTGACCGGCGCCGTGGTGCTGAGTGCGTTCCTGTTCAGTGACAATCGCCGGCGTTTGGCCTACCCGCACCTGACGGAATTGCTGACGAAGTCGGCCGAGCGGCAAGAAAAGATCGCTGCCCAGATGGAGCCCGCCGATTCTGACTCGACCGATGCAGCGACCTCAGGCGAGCAAGATGACTCGCAGACGACCGAAACATCGTCCAGCGTCATCCCGACGGTTCGCAACGATATCGAGGCCGATTTTCCGGTGCCGAAAATCGTGGTCCCCAGCAGCACGAAGGAAAACGTGCTACACGAATTCAGTCGACTCAGCGACATCTTCGTCGCGGATGATCGCATCACGGGGAAGGTCTACTTCAAAGCGTATACACCAAACCATCCCAGCGAAAAGGAAGCCGCCGAAGAGGTCAACTTCCGAACGATTCGCGGGTATCCCAACGACGTCATCGCGGCGGAACTCGAAGCACTGCTCCAGCGATCGGGCGTCTCGTGGGACAACGATCGACCCAGTCGCTTCCTCGAAAACCACTGGCCTGAATTGCTGATGATCGGTGTTTTGGTGGCACTCGGCATCGTGATGCTTAAACGCATGGGCGGCGTCGGTTCGCCGATGTCGTTCTCGAGAAGTCGCGGAAAGCTCTACAGCGAAGACGATCTGCCGACCACATTCGACGATGTTGCCGGGATCGAAGAGGCTGTCGATGAAGTTCGCGAGGTCGTGGACTTCCTTAAAAACAGCGACAAATATCAGAGTCTCGGTGGCCGCATTCCCAAAGGTGTCTTGCTGGTCGGTCCTCCCGGAACCGGAAAAACGTTGCTGGCGAAAGCGATCGCGGGAGAGGCCGGCGTGCCGTTCTTCAGCCTATCCGGAAGCGATTTTGTCGAGATGTTTGTCGGCGTCGGTGCCGCTCGTGTCCGCGACATGTTCACCCAAGCCGTCAATCGTGCTCCCTGCATCATCTTCATCGATGAACTGGATGCACTCGGCAAAAGCCGTAGTGGAAGTGTCGTGGGCGGACACGACGAACGCGAACAGACGTTGAACGCCTTGCTGGTTGAAATGGATGGTTTTGATTCCAACTCAGGCGTCATCGTTGTCGCTGCCACCAACCGTCCGGAAACCTTGGACCCAGCCTTGCTGCGTCCAGGACGTTTCGATCGTCACGTTTTGGTCGACCGTCCCGATGTGGCTGGTCGCGAAGAGATTTTGGCGGTTCACGTCAAAAACGTGAAGCTGGACGAGACAGTCGAGCTGAAAGGCATCGCTTCGATCACCAGCGGTTTCGTGGGAGCCGATCTTGCGAACTTGGTCAATGAAGCCGCTTTGTTGGCCGCTCGCAATGGAAAACCCGCGGTTGCGATGGAAGAGTTCAACGAAGCGGTGGAACGTGTCACCGCTGGTTTGGAGAAGAAGAAGCGGGTGATGAACGAAGACGAGAAGATTCGCGTGGCATATCACGAGTCGGGACACGCGCTCGTCGCGGCAGCACTTCCCAACACCGACCCGGTGCACAAGGTCAGTATTATCCCTCGTGGGTTGGCGGCACTCGGGTACATGATGCAGCGTCCCGAATCAGAACGCTTCTTGATGACGAAGAGTGAACTCGAGAGTCAAATGAAAGTCATGCTAGCGGGCACGCTGGCGGAGGAAATGATTTTTCAAGACATCAGCACAGGCGCTCAGAACGACCTGGAACGCTGCACCGAAACGGCTCGCAGCATGGTGATGGACTACGGCATGAGTCGGCTTGGTCGAATCAATCTTCGTCGCAACACACGCAGCCCGTTTCTTGCTGGTTCAGGTGGCGGTGACTACCAGATCATGCACAGCGATGAGATGGCCAAGATGATCGACAAAGAAGTTTCACGAATCGTCGATGACATGTTGGCGCAGACTCGCGAAATTTTGGAACAACGTCGGGATGTCTTGGAAGCGGTCACGCAGCGATTGTTAGAGGTCGAAGCGATCGACAGCGAAGAGTTGTTGCGTTTGATCCAGGAAAACAGTCGCGGGCCGTGGTTGGTCCCTGGAACCGTCACGGAAAAACCAAAAGCGAAAATTGTGGCGAGAGAAGATTCGGAATCTGCACAGTCGAATCGCTCGTAG
- a CDS encoding PIG-L family deacetylase — protein MNEAIPEPSDLLVPEDPAQSLDVIAVGAHPDDVESACGGTLAKMVRQGYHVGIIDLTDGEPTPNCPDVETRMAESVRAAECLGVHARVQLNLPNRILMDGFVPRIALARQFRRFRPRIVIGFGQKTPMASPDHWQAMQITDAAVFYSRLCRWDEHFDGVPVHAVARQLYFRLAFEPDVMPGESHHLIVDIGDCLEQKLASITAYESQFAHKPKIAERVRAAALVTGSQAGCWAGEAFASAHPYSVSDLVKTVMNL, from the coding sequence ATGAACGAAGCCATTCCCGAACCGAGCGATCTTCTCGTGCCAGAAGACCCGGCGCAGTCACTCGATGTGATTGCGGTGGGTGCTCATCCGGACGATGTCGAATCAGCTTGTGGTGGAACGCTGGCAAAGATGGTCCGCCAGGGCTACCACGTCGGCATCATTGATTTGACCGATGGAGAACCGACGCCGAATTGCCCCGACGTCGAAACTCGGATGGCAGAATCAGTTCGAGCGGCAGAGTGCCTTGGCGTTCACGCGCGAGTTCAACTGAACCTCCCCAATCGAATTCTGATGGACGGGTTCGTCCCTCGCATCGCTTTGGCTCGGCAGTTCCGTCGTTTCCGGCCGCGAATTGTGATTGGCTTTGGTCAAAAGACTCCGATGGCTTCCCCGGACCATTGGCAAGCGATGCAGATCACCGACGCGGCCGTGTTCTACAGCCGACTTTGTCGTTGGGACGAACACTTTGACGGGGTCCCCGTCCACGCCGTTGCTCGTCAGTTGTATTTCCGATTGGCATTCGAGCCCGACGTGATGCCGGGTGAATCTCATCATTTGATCGTTGACATTGGAGATTGCCTGGAGCAGAAACTCGCGTCGATCACGGCTTACGAGAGCCAATTTGCTCACAAACCGAAAATTGCCGAACGGGTGCGAGCCGCAGCTTTGGTCACCGGATCGCAAGCCGGATGTTGGGCTGGAGAAGCTTTTGCCTCGGCTCACCCGTATTCGGTCAGTGATTTGGTCAAGACGGTCATGAACCTCTGA
- the metG gene encoding methionine--tRNA ligase has protein sequence MTRRLLVTAALPYANGPIHIGHLVEYLQTDIWVRFQKLRGNRCLYICADDTHGTAIMIRARSEGRSEIELIEETSEAHQRDFAGFGIEFDHYGSTNSEENRTLCHQIWQSLRDADLVVQRSVEQLYDPEAETFLADRFVRGTCPKCGTPDQAGDNCNCGHTYSPIELIDPVSTLSGATPVIKEAEHLFVQLEKLHGFLSEWVSGSGALQPETANYLKGHFLAEELRDWDISRPAPYFGFEIPDAPGNYWYVWFDAPIGYIASTQQWCDANGENLADWWKSDDCEVHHFIGKDITYFHTLFWPGMLKTAGFSLPTKVHIHGFLNVNGKKMSKSDGTFVKAETFLKHIDPSALRYFYATKLSSRVEDLDLGVDEFVEKVNSDLVGKVVNLASRVGKFAGRTGLSPSYPEDGGLFQSGADKGNEIASAYEDGEYSKAMRLIMELADAANPFVEHAKPWEMNKDADRQDELRDVCTVALNLFRQLAVYLAPVLPELAKKCGDLLGEPITSWEQSQTPLTDRGVNKFQRMMDRVKTEDLEAMMEESKDEAAQDTEAVTTNPFNDNDQPLKDEPLADEITIDEFMKVDLRVARVLNAEHVPEANKLLKLTLGLGGDETRQVFAGIKAAYDPEKLVGRLVVMVANLKPRKMRFGLSEGMVTAAGPGGEEVFVLGIDDGALPGQRVH, from the coding sequence ATGACGCGTCGTCTGCTCGTTACCGCTGCCTTGCCCTACGCCAACGGCCCGATCCACATCGGTCACTTGGTGGAATACCTGCAGACCGACATCTGGGTCCGGTTTCAAAAACTGCGCGGCAATCGTTGTTTGTACATTTGTGCCGACGACACCCACGGCACCGCGATCATGATTCGTGCTCGCAGCGAAGGTCGTTCCGAGATTGAATTGATCGAAGAAACCAGCGAAGCCCACCAACGAGATTTCGCGGGCTTTGGAATCGAATTCGATCATTACGGCAGCACCAACAGCGAAGAAAACCGCACGCTCTGTCATCAAATTTGGCAATCCCTTCGCGATGCGGATCTGGTCGTCCAGCGAAGTGTGGAGCAACTCTACGACCCGGAAGCCGAAACGTTTTTGGCCGATCGTTTCGTTCGCGGCACATGTCCCAAGTGTGGCACGCCCGACCAAGCCGGTGACAATTGCAATTGCGGACACACTTACAGCCCCATCGAACTGATCGATCCCGTCAGCACGCTCAGCGGTGCCACGCCAGTCATCAAAGAAGCCGAACACCTGTTTGTGCAACTGGAAAAGCTGCACGGTTTCCTTTCCGAATGGGTATCCGGTTCGGGGGCTCTGCAACCTGAGACCGCCAACTATTTGAAGGGGCACTTCTTAGCCGAAGAACTTCGCGATTGGGACATCAGTCGTCCCGCACCGTACTTCGGTTTCGAAATCCCCGATGCACCGGGCAATTACTGGTACGTCTGGTTCGACGCGCCAATTGGCTACATCGCCAGCACTCAACAATGGTGCGATGCCAACGGAGAAAACTTGGCCGATTGGTGGAAGAGCGATGACTGCGAAGTCCACCACTTCATCGGCAAAGACATCACTTACTTCCACACGCTGTTTTGGCCTGGGATGTTGAAAACGGCTGGGTTCTCACTGCCCACCAAAGTTCACATTCACGGGTTCCTGAACGTCAACGGCAAGAAGATGTCGAAGAGCGATGGCACCTTCGTCAAAGCCGAAACATTTTTGAAGCACATCGATCCGTCGGCACTGCGTTACTTCTACGCCACCAAGTTGTCATCGCGAGTCGAAGACTTGGACCTGGGAGTCGACGAGTTTGTCGAGAAGGTCAATTCCGACCTCGTTGGCAAAGTCGTCAACTTGGCCAGCCGCGTTGGGAAATTCGCCGGCCGCACGGGATTGTCACCGTCGTATCCCGAAGATGGTGGGCTGTTTCAATCCGGTGCTGACAAAGGCAACGAAATCGCATCCGCCTATGAAGACGGCGAATATTCCAAAGCGATGCGTTTGATCATGGAATTGGCCGACGCGGCAAACCCGTTTGTCGAACACGCCAAGCCATGGGAGATGAACAAAGACGCTGATCGACAAGATGAACTGCGAGACGTTTGCACGGTCGCATTGAACTTGTTTCGGCAACTGGCCGTTTACCTGGCCCCAGTCCTTCCCGAACTGGCAAAAAAATGTGGCGACTTGCTCGGGGAACCGATCACGTCGTGGGAACAAAGCCAAACGCCACTGACCGATCGTGGCGTCAATAAATTTCAACGTATGATGGACCGTGTCAAAACCGAGGATCTCGAAGCGATGATGGAAGAAAGCAAAGACGAAGCAGCTCAAGACACCGAGGCTGTTACCACCAACCCGTTCAACGACAATGATCAACCGCTCAAGGATGAACCGCTCGCTGATGAAATCACGATCGATGAGTTCATGAAGGTCGACCTGCGTGTCGCTCGCGTCCTCAACGCCGAGCACGTGCCGGAAGCCAACAAGCTTCTGAAGTTGACGTTGGGTTTGGGCGGCGACGAAACCCGCCAAGTCTTCGCCGGAATCAAAGCGGCCTACGACCCTGAAAAGCTCGTTGGTCGGTTGGTCGTGATGGTCGCCAACCTCAAACCTCGCAAAATGCGTTTTGGCTTGAGCGAAGGCATGGTCACCGCTGCCGGTCCTGGCGGCGAAGAAGTCTTTGTGCTCGGGATCGACGACGGCGCACTGCCGGGTCAACGAGTGCACTGA
- the trpA gene encoding tryptophan synthase subunit alpha, with protein sequence MTPLQSLFESLRGQNRKALMPFLTTGDPNIETTEAVIAAASRAGADLCEIGVPYSDPIADGPVIQASYQRALDSGFKLQHVWDLGQRLIANSDVDAMPRVTMVSYSIIYRIGMAKYVDQAMQAGYCGAIVPDLLVEEADELSKICREKGFDLIQLVTPTTTRDRQCRIAELSSGFLYYVSVTGITGERTALPTNLVDNVGWLREQTELPICIGFGISGPETAAQLAPVSDGLIVGSAIVRRVADAVANAKESGNDPVKAGAEEAGEFCRSLRSAIDAA encoded by the coding sequence ATGACGCCTCTGCAAAGCCTTTTTGAATCTCTGCGTGGACAAAACCGCAAAGCCTTGATGCCGTTCCTGACAACGGGCGACCCTAATATCGAGACAACAGAAGCGGTCATCGCGGCAGCAAGCCGGGCCGGCGCAGACCTTTGCGAAATCGGTGTCCCGTACAGCGATCCGATCGCCGATGGCCCCGTCATCCAAGCCTCCTATCAGCGGGCGCTCGATTCCGGATTCAAATTGCAACACGTTTGGGATTTGGGCCAACGGCTGATAGCAAACTCCGACGTCGATGCGATGCCTCGTGTGACGATGGTCAGCTATTCCATCATCTACCGGATCGGGATGGCCAAGTACGTCGATCAAGCGATGCAAGCGGGATACTGCGGTGCAATCGTGCCGGACCTGTTGGTCGAAGAAGCTGACGAATTGAGCAAGATCTGTCGTGAGAAAGGATTCGACCTGATCCAGTTGGTCACGCCGACCACGACGCGAGACCGCCAATGCAGAATCGCGGAATTGTCCAGCGGATTCCTGTACTACGTTTCCGTGACCGGGATCACCGGAGAACGAACCGCGTTGCCGACCAATTTGGTTGACAATGTCGGCTGGCTCCGAGAGCAAACCGAACTGCCGATCTGCATCGGTTTCGGGATCAGCGGACCAGAAACAGCAGCCCAGTTGGCTCCCGTCTCGGACGGTTTGATTGTTGGCTCCGCGATTGTCCGGCGAGTTGCCGATGCGGTCGCCAACGCGAAAGAGTCAGGCAACGATCCTGTCAAAGCGGGCGCCGAAGAAGCTGGCGAGTTCTGTCGCTCGTTGCGAAGTGCGATCGACGCCGCGTAG
- a CDS encoding outer membrane protein assembly factor BamB family protein, protein MNRIAQGPRSTRTWNVITLLLFATSNLNSASHSNAQDWMQWRGPDGNNHAAADADAPVRWDLERGENVVWKTAIPGRGHSTPIVVGDHLFLTTAVADDETQRLVKCNRADGRMVNNWVIHRGTLPDRIHSNNSYASPSAASDGQNVYVSFHTDDAIVVTSLNLDGKQNWQKKVANFRPSRFQFGYGSSPILVDDLLIVAAEYDGADSCLAALDTQTGGIVWRVDRPSNLNFATPIATTIGGQPMVLISGAGMINAYDPATGKELWRVDTTTAAICGTVVWDDRRVMTSGGNPGSGTWCILGDGSSNNVQWENNVKCYEQSLLTIPNYVFAVADTGVAYCWRTMDGKQMWRSRMFGGGISASPMLVNDRVYVGSEDGTIFVFKASPDRFELMSENKTGDSIFATPVPVDDRLVIRTGVGKGAERQEYLIAVGIR, encoded by the coding sequence ATGAACCGCATCGCTCAAGGTCCGCGCTCGACTCGCACTTGGAACGTCATCACGTTGCTGCTGTTCGCGACATCCAATCTGAATTCTGCTTCGCACAGCAACGCGCAGGACTGGATGCAGTGGCGAGGCCCAGATGGGAACAACCATGCCGCCGCCGATGCCGACGCTCCCGTACGTTGGGACTTGGAACGTGGCGAAAACGTCGTTTGGAAAACTGCGATTCCGGGTAGAGGGCACTCAACACCAATCGTGGTCGGCGATCATCTCTTCCTGACCACGGCCGTGGCCGACGACGAGACCCAACGGCTGGTCAAATGCAATCGAGCCGATGGTCGGATGGTCAACAACTGGGTGATCCATCGTGGAACGTTGCCCGATCGGATCCATTCGAATAATTCTTACGCCTCGCCGAGCGCCGCATCGGACGGACAAAATGTTTATGTCTCGTTCCACACGGACGATGCGATCGTCGTCACTTCGCTGAACCTGGACGGCAAGCAGAATTGGCAAAAGAAGGTTGCCAACTTCCGTCCTTCTCGTTTTCAGTTTGGATACGGATCCAGTCCCATCTTGGTGGATGACTTGTTGATCGTCGCTGCCGAGTATGACGGTGCCGACAGTTGCTTGGCTGCACTCGACACTCAAACCGGTGGCATCGTGTGGCGAGTCGATCGGCCATCCAATCTGAACTTCGCAACACCGATCGCGACAACCATCGGTGGTCAACCAATGGTCTTGATTTCGGGTGCCGGCATGATCAACGCCTACGACCCCGCTACGGGAAAGGAACTCTGGCGAGTTGACACGACCACCGCCGCGATTTGTGGAACCGTTGTTTGGGACGACCGCCGCGTGATGACCAGTGGCGGCAATCCCGGATCGGGAACGTGGTGCATCCTGGGTGATGGAAGCTCAAACAACGTGCAGTGGGAAAACAACGTCAAATGCTACGAGCAGTCGTTGCTGACGATTCCCAACTACGTCTTTGCGGTGGCGGACACGGGAGTGGCCTACTGCTGGAGAACCATGGATGGGAAACAAATGTGGCGATCACGAATGTTCGGCGGTGGAATCAGCGCGTCTCCCATGTTGGTCAACGATCGCGTTTACGTTGGGTCAGAGGACGGAACCATTTTCGTCTTCAAAGCCAGCCCGGATAGATTCGAGCTGATGTCCGAAAACAAAACGGGTGATTCCATTTTCGCGACGCCGGTCCCAGTCGATGACCGACTTGTGATTCGAACGGGTGTCGGAAAAGGTGCTGAGCGTCAGGAATATTTGATTGCCGTCGGCATTCGCTGA
- the dxr gene encoding 1-deoxy-D-xylulose-5-phosphate reductoisomerase — translation MPAETPNEDSVPDFRSTNRPISRVAVLGGTGSIGVATLDVIESLNRCDPEFAWEVSSVSGHSQIDSLIELAAGCHTPPQCLVVSDAKNEAQAAKALNSASAQPNSRLTNRCRLDVGPEALVRAATEEDVDVVVAAIVGRAGLESTLAAVHAGKRVALANKETLVVAGPVVTRAAAENGSELLPVDSEHSAIFQCLAESRARQSQPATLEQSTRADSATTATDPTSATGSSAKTHWPGVRRLILTASGGPFRDWTTAQMRDATIEQALAHPTWKMGAKITIDSASMMNKALEVIEAKWLFDVPADKIEVVVHPQSLIHSLVEFEDGSLIAQVSPPDMRMPIQYALTYPRRLPCPAPELDRSQGWDMTLCPADPDRFPALALGFEVARVGGTAGAVVNAANETAVDLFLNGQIRFTDIPEICRRTLLDHDHESSPTLERLLKLDVWARDRARELAQI, via the coding sequence GTGCCGGCCGAAACGCCGAACGAGGACTCGGTCCCTGATTTTCGGTCAACCAACCGTCCCATCAGCCGCGTGGCTGTCTTGGGCGGCACGGGAAGCATCGGCGTGGCCACGCTGGACGTGATCGAAAGCTTGAATCGGTGCGATCCTGAATTCGCCTGGGAAGTCTCGAGCGTATCCGGTCACTCTCAAATTGATTCTCTGATCGAATTGGCGGCTGGTTGCCACACGCCTCCGCAATGCTTGGTGGTTTCAGATGCCAAGAACGAGGCACAAGCCGCCAAAGCCCTGAATTCGGCATCCGCCCAACCAAATTCGCGACTGACGAACCGTTGTCGGTTGGACGTAGGCCCCGAGGCTTTGGTTCGAGCCGCGACGGAAGAAGACGTCGATGTGGTGGTTGCCGCCATCGTCGGCAGAGCCGGTTTGGAATCCACGCTGGCGGCCGTTCACGCGGGAAAACGGGTCGCCCTGGCTAACAAAGAAACCTTGGTCGTTGCCGGGCCAGTCGTTACGCGAGCTGCGGCGGAAAACGGATCGGAATTGTTACCCGTCGACAGCGAACATTCCGCGATTTTCCAGTGTTTGGCGGAATCACGGGCTCGTCAAAGCCAACCTGCCACTCTGGAACAGTCAACGAGAGCGGACTCCGCGACGACGGCTACCGACCCAACCTCGGCCACCGGATCATCAGCAAAAACGCATTGGCCGGGCGTCCGCCGACTGATTCTGACCGCCAGCGGTGGGCCTTTTCGAGATTGGACCACCGCTCAAATGCGGGACGCAACGATCGAACAAGCCCTCGCCCATCCAACTTGGAAGATGGGGGCGAAAATCACGATCGATTCCGCCTCGATGATGAACAAGGCCCTCGAGGTGATTGAGGCCAAATGGTTGTTTGATGTTCCAGCGGACAAAATCGAAGTCGTCGTTCACCCGCAATCATTGATTCATTCGTTGGTCGAATTCGAAGACGGCAGCTTGATCGCTCAAGTCAGCCCGCCTGACATGCGGATGCCCATTCAATACGCCCTGACCTATCCGCGGCGACTGCCTTGTCCCGCCCCTGAACTGGACCGTTCGCAGGGTTGGGACATGACGCTTTGCCCCGCGGATCCGGATCGATTCCCGGCTCTCGCCCTCGGATTCGAAGTCGCTCGCGTGGGCGGGACGGCGGGCGCCGTGGTCAACGCAGCCAACGAAACCGCAGTCGACCTGTTCCTGAACGGGCAAATTCGCTTTACTGACATCCCCGAAATTTGCCGCCGAACTCTGCTAGATCACGACCACGAATCTTCGCCCACGCTCGAACGACTGTTAAAATTGGACGTTTGGGCACGCGATCGAGCCCGAGAATTGGCTCAAATCTAA